AAGAAACCATAGCATGCATAATATAAACGTAAAGATAAAAAGTAATCAATGCCATCACTGAACGAAAAGGTCAAAGCATTAGTAAACAGAAAGGTATTTCTTAAAAACCAAAGGACAAGATCAAACCTTTGCCTCACTTTAACAGACTGAGCCAGTTTCAATATACCTAAGAAAGTTCCAAAAAAAGAGAAATGCACAAAATCACTAACTTTAAAGAGGAAGTTATATGGAACAAAGCTATTAGTTCAATTTCAAATTAGGGAAAAATTAGGGAATGCACATATTTGCATTGCAAATAACTTTCTAAAACACCACCAATTTCCTTTTataattctaagttctaattacacacagacacacacacacacaaaaaaaaaaagccacAAAGTAATTGCTTTTAGTACAGGAAAAAAATTAGGAGATTTTTTAAACAATTCCATGGTGAAAAACAAACATTAAAGCTAGAATTAAAAGATTacatcaaaacaaacaaaaaccaaAACCCAGATTAATAAATTTCTTAGCTTATACCCCCTcccaagaaaaaaaattcaaatctcacaaaatttacaaaatcaaGTAGAAAGAGAATCTCAAACAGAACCCATAAAAGAAAGAGGGGATTAACAGAGAAAAGGGAACACACAATTCGTCATATGCATCTTAATGAGCTTAAATTCTTCGAGAGTTAAGCCTTTATCTTTATCTAGCTGATGAACCACATCCACTTCTTCCGGATCCAAAAGCTGCTCGCTGCACaaacaaaaatcaaatcaaatgatgaaaaaaaaaacccacaaaTTTGAAACTATAAAAAACCAAATGATGTATTGCAAaatcaatgaaaaaaaaacaGTTTAATTCGGTTGTTACAAGTGAGAAGAAGTCCAGAAATTGGCCGCcatttttgttttcttgtttCTAAGAGAAGAATCGAATTCGTTCCTTATTTATCGAGAACTTAAAATTGACGTcgcaaaatttagaatttagaaatTCGGTCAAGTTCTAGTTTTGGTCCTTCTActatagttaaaatttaaatttaatctttatattttaatttgagatGATTcaatccttttattttcttttaagaacaaaaataaagttgGAACGAAATTTGCAATAAGTATAAAGATCCTTTAACAAAATTTGGGCTGATCCGaggaaaaaaaaaatccttatttAAGCTTAGTTCATTCAAGCTAAAAGATGAGTGGGTCGTTGGATTCATGAATAAATTTCGTTAATTACATTATACATTTGAATTAATTAGTCACACTATAAAAGTAAGAGTAAATTATACtgatagtcacttaattattaataatttttttgttcatccaactgttcaatttttttcatttttggtcaTCGCCTTTTAAATTAGTAAGGGAGGataaatttttagcttttaagaTTAGTATAATAGTAACtctaaccctcaatatttatttaatttgtcaGCTTTTAAGATTAGTATAATAGTAACTCTAAAGATTAGTATAATAGTAACtctaaccctcaatatttatttAACTTGTCAGCTTTTAAGATTagtataatagtaattttaactCTCAACATTTTTACATTGTATCATTTTAGTATTAATTCGAAAAATTTTAACTATCAATATTTATacatagtataatataatttttttgtaattttttttgtaacattgagaattaattttaaaagaatgaaaaaaagataaaaattattatctttaaatttttagtgtttgtatttttagtatattttcaattaaatttagttaataatttttttttagcttttagttGAAAGTGTGACAAAAACGGATTGTTAAAACTCAGGAGCTACAAAAACGGATTCGTTTGGCACGACTTAGCAGGAAACGATTTCATTTTCCCATCTGATGGCCAAGAATACATTCTCAAAGGATCGGAGATTCTCGACCACACGATCAACTCTCAAGCACTTGACATAACGTCTTCTTCTTTTCGATTACCAAAACCGGCGGAGTCTCAGAAGTCAGAGAACGAGCATGATTTTCCGTCAATAAGACGGCGGAGGAATCAGTCTTGGAGTTCCAGTGATCTCCATGAGTACAAAGTTTACAAGTCTGAGTCGAGACCCGAATCAATCGGGAGAATCGCTGCTGATGCGTCGACTCAGACTGATGATaagaggagaagaagaaaagcGTTGGTTAAGGAACCGGAAATCGAAGAGCTAGAAAGAACTGAAAGTCAAAGTCAAGAGTTGGAGCTGAATCATACTACGGAGCTGAGTAGGGAAGAGATTTCACCTCCACCGTCGGATTCAAGCCCGGAGACATTGGAACGGTTGAGCTTGGGCAACGGTGGTGGTAGTAACGAAGATAGCTTGAACCGTACGGCCGAGAGTTGCCCAAGTGGGAGGATTAAGGCGTCGTCCGTTTTGATGCAGTTGGTATCGTGCGGTTCGATGTCGTTTAAGGATTGTGGAGCCAGCTCAGAGAAGGACGAAGGGTTCTCGTTGATTGGACATTACAAATCGAGGCTACCACGCGGGGCAGGGAATTGTAGCCAGGAGGGAAAAGAAGCAGGGATTAAGAGGGAAACGGGGAGCTTCTCAAGGGTAAGCTTGGAAGATAAAGAGTATTTTAGTGGGAGCTTGATTGAGACAAAGAAAGAGGAGATCCCTAAATCGAAGAGATCTTCTTCTTACAATGCTGATAGGTAATCCCCAAAATTCATTTGTGAAGCATTTTAATTATCAATGACGTTTTAAGTTTACTTTCATTGCTGCTCAAAATCTTATATTTGAtttataattaactaaataataacTATATTCTTTACCTCCTTATAAAAACAGTAAAACTAATTTATCTTGTATTTCGAATGTAATGCCAAAGAATCTAAGTAATTGAACTCTTGATTTAGACATAAACCCAATACTAATCTCATGAAAGGACTGAAGTGAAGAAGCACTGATGATGGTACAATGAGTAAATAGGTTTGAAGCTTTAGTTGAATAATGAACTGTTCCTTACCTGCAATGCAAGGAATGCCTCACCTTTCCAGGGATTTCAAGTCAGATTATTGGTTCTATTTCTGAATATCTGACCCTGCGGGCCTGTTTTATGTATTGAATGTAAAATTCGTACGGGTTTTGCCCGAAAGGCCAGCTTTTGTTACACATATGTAACTAAATACTCTTCATTTGTTTAAAAGTCTTTGTATTCAATGCTCGACATGTATTCAAATATGAGTGCGTGTGatgttttgaattatatgaaaaatctttgaaattttgaatattggaCCTATGCTTGACTTTGGATAACACAGCTGTCATGTATGTGTTTGTCTTCCATGGCTGTACTTTTGTTTCTTAAGGAAGGACAGATTATATAAGAAGCTGGCCATTGACATTAATGATCCGTAATCGAATCCCAGGTGGTCCTGAAATTTAAACCTTGCGGTTGGGTTTTAATGTAATGAAACTTATTCGACAAATGATTTGACTACATTAGTACTAGCTTTGAAGGGGGAACCAGGTAGACAAGCACAATTTCTGTTGAGAGTTTTAAGCTTAAATTCTTATTAGATGCTTGATCTGGTTCTGCTTTGTTTGTTGGTCTTTTAATTGGGTTAATTTGGGAACATTTtgtaggaatattctgtaaatattttaggaatattttgtagatattttttttattaaaatcccttattttaagggatcatatctcctatttTGTATCTTTCCaaacttagagtttcctaaagtagtgtcataggttgtatataaaaactctgatatATGTTCTATTTAGTATCAAATACTCTAATTTCTACATGGTATCAGCTTAGGTTACGATTTCTTTTTCAACCTAGACCATGTCCGAAACTCCTTCTCCTACTTCAGAGATTACTTCAAATCCAGAAAATTTTTCTAGTTCCGATGCTCTATCAGATTCATCTGGTCTGACTATCACCTGCCATCGATTGAATGGCAACAATTTTCTTGAATGGTCCCAATCGGTTAAGATTTTTCTCTTGGGCAGAGAAAGATTGGACTACGTTACTGGTGAAATCAAGAAACCTGCTGTGACTGATGCTGGTTTTGCTAAGTGGATGCGTGACAATGGTCAGGTTATGACTTGGCTCCTTAATTCCATGACCCCGAGTATAAGCAGAAACTTTCTTCTTTACACCACAGCCGTTGAAATTTGGAGTGCAGTCCGCGAAACCTACTCTAGCACGGATAACATTGCTGAATTATATCATGTTGAAGATCAAGCAGCCACCCTTAAACAAAGAACCATGCCTGTTACTCTCTACTACAATACCCTTACTGCTCTTTGGCAACAATTAGATTTGTATGCACATTATGATTGGGTAGATCCAAGAGACGCTGCTCTTTATCAGCAAATTGTTACTCAACGAAGACTTTTTCAATTTCTCCAAGGCTTAAATAAGGACCTAGACGAGGTTCGCGGCAGGGTCCTGGCTATTTCTCCTCTTCCCTCCCTTCGAGAGGCTTTTTCTATGGTCAATAAGGAAGAAAGCTGAAGATGTGTGATGCTGTCTGATGAACCATATTCCACTTCTGAAAGATCTGCCTTACTGACCCATCAATCATCTCCTTCTTCCAAACAGGGGAGACCTTGGTGTGATCATTGCAAAAAGCCCGGCCACTCTAAGGAGAAGTGTTGGAAGCTTCATGGTAAGCCTTAGGACTGGAAGTCCAAGCACTCTCGAGATAATAAATCAAGCCTTGTCGTTGCCACCTCTGTCACTAGTTTCACTAAAGAACAGATTGCTGAACTTCAAAAACTATTTGGAAAGTTTCAAGGGTCTTGTGAGGGTAATCTGGTCATAAAAGATCCAGAAGGTAACCTTTCTTCTACTGCATTTTTCTCCTCCCAGTTGACTCCTAATTGGGTCCTCGATTCTGGTGCTATGGATCATATGACTGGTAACAAGGCATTGTTTCACAATTTTTTCCATACCTTTGGTAAAGCTGTCAAAACGACTGATGGTACCTTGTGCAAAATAGAGGGACATGGCACTGTTATTCTCAATGAACAGATTGCACTTAAAAATGTTCTTTTTGTACCAAATCTGGCGTGCAATCTCATCTCTGTTAGTAAATTGTCCACAGACTTGCACTGCTCTGTAATTTTTAATGATCGTGATTGTACTTTGCAGGCACTGAACTCGAAGAAGATGATTGGTAAGGCTAGCTTGCATAATGGTCTCTACATCCTCCCTACCTCTCCTAAAATCGAGATCTCCAAGTCATTTACCGCTTTAGGAAAAGTTGATACTGTTATGTTATAGCACTTTCATTTAGGCCATCCTAGTTTCCAATACCTTGCAAAATTGTTTCCTGCTCTATTCATTAATAAAAGGCCTAATTCTTTTTCTTGCAAAGTTTGCTCTCTTgccaaacatactaaatcatcttattttccttctacatacaagccttcttacccttttgctttgatccatagtgatatttggggcccttctcgggtgaagaatgctgataattgtaagtggtttatcacttttattgatgatcacagtaggataactttgacttatttgctgaaagataaatctgaaactgctagtgtttttgtgcaattttataacatggttctcactcaatttgggtctaaaatccagctctttaaatctgataatggcagtgaattttttgctaggtctttaggtgatttttttaaggaaaagggcatagttcagattagttcttgtgttggaaccccacagcaaaacggcgttgcctaaagaaaaaataggcaccttcttgaagttactcgttctcttctatttaccactaatgttcctaaatatttgtgggggaagccttattaactgccacatatttaatcaaccggatgcctagtaaggttttaaaatttcaaactcctcaatctatatttttgcagcactttcctcattttaagcctatcttctccattctgccacttaaaatttttggttgcactgtttttatccaaaatattgctcctaataagtccaagttagatcctaagtctttaaaatgtgtattggttgggtATTCTTCACTT
The Gossypium hirsutum isolate 1008001.06 chromosome A07, Gossypium_hirsutum_v2.1, whole genome shotgun sequence genome window above contains:
- the LOC121232367 gene encoding protein SOSEKI 2, whose translation is MTFKISIICDKNGLLKLRSYKNGFVWHDLAGNDFIFPSDGQEYILKGSEILDHTINSQALDITSSSFRLPKPAESQKSENEHDFPSIRRRRNQSWSSSDLHEYKVYKSESRPESIGRIAADASTQTDDKRRRRKALVKEPEIEELERTESQSQELELNHTTELSREEISPPPSDSSPETLERLSLGNGGGSNEDSLNRTAESCPSGRIKASSVLMQLVSCGSMSFKDCGASSEKDEGFSLIGHYKSRLPRGAGNCSQEGKEAGIKRETGSFSRVSLEDKEYFSGSLIETKKEEIPKSKRSSSYNADRHKPNTNLMKGLK